A genomic region of Nitrospira lenta contains the following coding sequences:
- the hscB gene encoding Fe-S protein assembly co-chaperone HscB, whose translation MDGHTHHHTNDRRELQMARSMCWHCQSEVSGEYFCDRCVKVQPVSKELDYFTCFGIPRRLALDQQQLETKFYELSRAFHPDFYQNKSDAEQTISLGNSAMLNTAYRTLRDPIQRAEYLLDLEAGSVKEIRTTPPADLFEEILELQDTLDEFRASDRTSDAAAALRSQLQSERTALEGRQRDMETQLQQLFGRWDSLQDRGDATDQARAERDRILKDMRDTLSNRTYVKNIVNDLVATIA comes from the coding sequence ATGGATGGACACACACATCATCACACCAACGACCGGCGCGAGCTGCAAATGGCTCGCAGCATGTGCTGGCACTGCCAGTCCGAGGTCTCCGGGGAATACTTTTGCGATCGCTGCGTGAAAGTCCAGCCGGTGTCGAAGGAACTGGATTACTTCACCTGCTTCGGCATTCCTCGCCGATTGGCCCTCGATCAGCAACAGCTGGAAACCAAATTCTACGAATTAAGCCGGGCATTCCATCCCGACTTTTACCAGAATAAAAGCGACGCCGAGCAGACCATCAGCCTCGGCAACTCGGCCATGTTGAACACCGCCTATCGCACACTGCGAGACCCGATTCAGCGCGCCGAGTACCTGCTGGACCTCGAAGCCGGCTCCGTGAAAGAGATCCGAACGACACCGCCGGCCGACCTCTTCGAAGAAATTCTTGAGCTGCAGGATACGCTCGATGAATTCCGCGCCAGTGACCGAACCTCCGACGCTGCCGCTGCGCTCCGTTCACAACTCCAATCCGAACGCACCGCACTTGAGGGTCGGCAACGAGACATGGAAACCCAACTCCAACAACTCTTCGGTCGATGGGATAGCCTGCAAGACCGCGGTGACGCGACCGACCAGGCACGCGCTGAACGAGACCGTATCCTGAAAGACATGCGGGACACACTCTCCAACCGCACCTACGTCAAGAACATCGTCAACGACCTCGTCGCCACCATCGCGTAA
- a CDS encoding HesB/IscA family protein, whose protein sequence is MDATNTEAQAPVISLTDAALKEVKRLINVQGIEEGGLRLGVKGGGCSGLSYTINFDEKIGQHDQVYEFDGVKIIVDTKSAIYLQGTQLDYHKDLMGGNFKFVNPNANKTCGCGESFSA, encoded by the coding sequence ATGGATGCCACGAATACCGAAGCCCAGGCCCCGGTCATTTCGCTCACGGACGCAGCTCTGAAAGAAGTTAAGCGCCTGATCAACGTCCAAGGCATCGAAGAAGGCGGTCTTCGCCTCGGCGTGAAGGGCGGCGGCTGCTCCGGCCTGAGTTACACCATCAACTTCGACGAGAAAATAGGCCAGCACGACCAGGTTTATGAATTCGACGGCGTGAAGATCATTGTGGATACCAAGAGTGCGATCTACTTGCAGGGCACCCAATTGGATTACCATAAAGACTTGATGGGCGGGAATTTCAAGTTCGTCAATCCGAACGCCAACAAGACTTGCGGCTGTGGAGAATCGTTCTCCGCTTAA
- the iscU gene encoding Fe-S cluster assembly scaffold IscU: MAYSDKVVDHFNNPRNMGSFKKDEDGVGTGMVGAPECGDVMKLQIKVQNDTIVDAKFKTFGCGSAIASSSLATEWLKGKTIEEAQKIKNTDIVQELNLPPVKIHCSVLAEDAIKAALADYQKKADTK, from the coding sequence ATGGCATACAGTGACAAAGTCGTCGATCATTTCAACAATCCCAGAAACATGGGAAGTTTCAAGAAAGACGAAGACGGCGTGGGGACCGGTATGGTCGGCGCACCCGAGTGCGGCGACGTCATGAAACTCCAGATTAAGGTCCAGAACGACACCATCGTCGATGCCAAGTTCAAAACGTTTGGCTGCGGCTCCGCCATTGCCAGCTCCAGCCTGGCGACCGAATGGCTCAAGGGCAAAACCATCGAAGAAGCCCAGAAGATCAAGAACACTGACATCGTTCAGGAGTTGAATCTGCCGCCGGTAAAAATTCACTGCTCGGTGCTGGCGGAGGATGCGATCAAAGCGGCGTTGGCCGACTATCAGAAGAAAGCCGACACAAAGTAA
- a CDS encoding IscS subfamily cysteine desulfurase, producing the protein MKLPIFLDNHSTSPMDPRVLDAMLPYFVEKFGNAASRNHAFGWAAEEAVENARKQIAKLIKADPKEIVFTSGATESDNLAIKGVLEMYKEKGDHIITSSTEHRAVIDTAKALEAKGKATVTYLPVDKYGMVNPEDVRNAITDKTVLISVMLANNEIGTINPVKEIGKIAKEKGILFHCDATQGVGKIPVDVQDMGIDLMSFSAHKIYGPKGVGALYVRKKNPRVRIAAQMDGGGHERGMRSGTLPVPLIVGFGKACELCDQEMAAESVRLATMRDRLQAGIMKEIDEAYLNGHPTQRLPHNLNISFAYVEGESLLMGMKDIALSSGSACTSATLEPSYVLRALGVGVELAHSSIRFGLGRFNTDEEIDYTIKKVIEIVTKLREMSPLYEMAKEGVDLKSVQWAAH; encoded by the coding sequence ATGAAGCTCCCTATTTTTCTAGATAACCACTCAACCTCCCCGATGGACCCCCGAGTGCTGGACGCCATGCTGCCCTACTTCGTAGAGAAGTTCGGCAACGCCGCCAGCCGCAATCATGCCTTCGGTTGGGCGGCTGAAGAAGCCGTTGAAAATGCCCGGAAGCAGATCGCCAAGCTGATCAAGGCGGACCCCAAAGAAATCGTCTTCACCAGCGGCGCCACTGAATCGGACAATCTCGCGATCAAGGGCGTCTTAGAGATGTACAAGGAAAAAGGCGACCATATCATTACGTCGTCTACGGAACACCGCGCCGTGATCGATACCGCCAAAGCGCTTGAAGCGAAGGGCAAGGCGACCGTGACCTACCTGCCTGTCGACAAGTACGGAATGGTGAATCCGGAAGACGTGCGGAACGCGATCACGGACAAGACGGTCCTGATTTCCGTGATGCTCGCCAACAATGAAATCGGCACAATCAACCCGGTGAAGGAAATCGGCAAGATCGCCAAGGAAAAGGGCATCCTGTTCCACTGCGATGCCACTCAGGGCGTCGGCAAGATTCCTGTCGATGTGCAGGATATGGGCATCGATCTGATGTCATTCTCGGCCCATAAGATCTATGGCCCGAAGGGTGTCGGCGCGCTCTATGTCAGAAAGAAGAACCCCCGTGTGCGGATTGCGGCCCAAATGGACGGCGGCGGGCACGAACGCGGCATGCGGTCAGGCACCCTGCCGGTTCCGTTGATCGTCGGATTCGGCAAGGCCTGCGAATTGTGCGACCAGGAAATGGCTGCGGAGTCCGTACGCCTCGCCACAATGCGCGACCGCCTACAAGCCGGCATCATGAAAGAGATCGACGAAGCCTACCTCAACGGCCATCCGACCCAGCGCTTGCCGCATAACCTGAATATTTCCTTTGCCTACGTCGAGGGTGAATCGCTCTTGATGGGCATGAAAGACATTGCGCTCTCGTCCGGCTCCGCCTGCACCTCGGCGACGCTGGAGCCATCCTACGTCCTGCGGGCCCTGGGCGTGGGCGTCGAACTCGCTCACTCCTCTATCCGCTTCGGCTTGGGCCGTTTCAATACGGACGAAGAGATTGACTACACGATCAAGAAGGTTATTGAGATCGTGACGAAGCTGCGTGAGATGTCGCCGTTGTATGAAATGGCGAAAGAAGGAGTCGATTTGAAATCCGTTCAGTGGGCCGCTCACTGA
- a CDS encoding RrF2 family transcriptional regulator: MLKISKKADYALMALQHIALVQFGDVTPGRVVNTKEIAEEYNIPLELLAKVLQTLAKNGLIESHNGPKGGYLLARSTRQITIAQILEGIEGPLGITDCSHEKEGELCLQREHCNIRTPLLKVQDSIYQLLNNMTLQDMMGGTPLITIQSPSAQGVAQ, from the coding sequence ATGTTGAAGATTTCAAAAAAAGCCGATTACGCCCTGATGGCACTCCAACACATTGCCTTGGTGCAATTCGGAGATGTGACACCGGGCCGCGTCGTCAATACCAAAGAAATCGCGGAGGAATATAACATTCCTCTCGAACTCCTGGCGAAGGTCCTTCAAACCCTTGCCAAGAACGGGTTGATTGAAAGCCACAACGGTCCCAAAGGCGGCTACCTCTTGGCTCGCAGTACGAGGCAGATCACGATCGCGCAGATTCTCGAAGGTATCGAGGGCCCGCTGGGCATTACAGATTGCTCGCATGAAAAAGAAGGTGAACTCTGCCTCCAGCGGGAACACTGTAATATCCGCACGCCGCTGCTCAAGGTTCAAGATAGTATTTATCAGCTCCTCAATAATATGACGTTGCAAGACATGATGGGCGGCACGCCCCTCATCACGATTCAGTCTCCCTCGGCACAAGGAGTCGCACAATGA
- a CDS encoding 2Fe-2S iron-sulfur cluster-binding protein, giving the protein MGGTNPYIEKAAHELPQVPYTITYIEPDGTVTKVAVDPTKIPYGPTGLPGSILDVAMANGVDLEHVCGGVCACSTCHVIVKQGLESCSEGTDDEFDQLDEAPITTLQSRLGCQCVPNGTKDIVVEIPAVNKNLVREGH; this is encoded by the coding sequence ATGGGAGGCACTAATCCGTATATCGAAAAAGCAGCGCACGAACTCCCTCAGGTCCCTTATACCATCACCTATATTGAGCCGGATGGCACGGTGACCAAAGTTGCCGTCGACCCCACGAAGATTCCCTATGGGCCCACCGGTTTGCCCGGAAGCATTCTTGATGTGGCGATGGCCAATGGGGTTGATTTAGAACATGTCTGTGGTGGCGTGTGCGCCTGCTCGACCTGCCATGTGATCGTCAAGCAAGGGCTTGAGAGCTGTAGTGAGGGGACCGACGACGAATTCGATCAGCTGGATGAGGCTCCGATCACGACATTGCAGTCTCGCCTCGGATGCCAATGTGTGCCGAACGGCACGAAGGACATCGTAGTAGAGATTCCAGCCGTCAACAAAAATCTCGTGAGGGAAGGGCACTAA
- a CDS encoding ferredoxin--NADP reductase, producing MAELTQPAVVLSTLDLTPHVRQLVLRPLQQKILFQPGQWVSLKLPVGDKPPLNRAYSMADPSSPYGELTLVFDRIPEGVGSSYLYRLKSGDEVPISGPYGNFVLPMPLDRELLFIARYTGLVPIRCLLKQLAEAHTSTPVLLIAVAPSEDELLFHQELLTLAVQSPSFRYLPLVIPGGEAEAIERTLAMLRPLVEGQPKVIPMISVTKGFVRPLRTGLMEFGYDRKEVKTETFD from the coding sequence ATGGCAGAACTTACCCAACCAGCAGTCGTGCTTTCCACACTCGATCTGACACCCCATGTGCGGCAACTGGTCCTTCGCCCGCTCCAGCAGAAAATTCTATTTCAACCGGGGCAATGGGTCTCGCTGAAACTGCCAGTCGGGGACAAGCCGCCGCTTAATCGTGCCTACTCGATGGCCGATCCTTCTTCTCCCTATGGAGAGTTGACGCTGGTTTTTGACCGGATACCTGAAGGGGTCGGCTCAAGCTACCTCTATCGCCTGAAATCCGGCGATGAGGTTCCGATCTCTGGCCCTTATGGGAACTTTGTGCTGCCGATGCCCTTAGATCGGGAACTTCTCTTTATTGCCCGCTATACCGGCCTGGTTCCGATTCGCTGCCTCCTGAAACAACTGGCCGAAGCTCATACCAGTACCCCGGTCCTCCTCATCGCAGTTGCCCCGTCGGAGGACGAGTTATTGTTTCACCAGGAACTGCTTACCTTGGCTGTTCAATCCCCCTCCTTCCGATACCTGCCCTTGGTCATACCCGGCGGAGAAGCCGAAGCGATTGAACGAACGTTGGCCATGCTGCGTCCCCTTGTAGAAGGGCAGCCTAAAGTCATCCCGATGATCAGTGTAACAAAAGGATTTGTCCGGCCATTACGTACCGGGTTGATGGAATTCGGCTATGACCGGAAAGAAGTAAAGACAGAGACCTTCGATTAG
- the gltX gene encoding glutamate--tRNA ligase: MTQVRVRFAPSPTGFLHIGGVRTALFNWLFARQQKGVFVLRIEDTDQDRSTDESIQAIIEGMKWVGLDWDEGPFRQTERMEIYRSHALALLDKGQAYWCVCKAEELEARRKEAEAKGLSPRYDGRCRTLGITNPPGDAALRFKAPQEGQIVVDDLIKGKITFDNSAADDLIILRSNGYPTYNFSVVVDDALMNITHVIRGDDHLTNTPRQIPIFQALGFPVPQFGHLPMILGSDKSRLSKRHGATSVIAYKDMGYLPEAMVNYLVRLGWSHGDQELFSRQELIEKFSWKNVQSSPAVFNPEKLLWINAEYIKTTPPSQVAQALVPLLDQAGLHEQVKAVSLEWLAQLVVLVKERAKTLVEMVEWVRPYFGESVVLEEEAAKKFLTPAIAPVLDKLLARFAALPAFSKPVWEESFKKFVEEEGIKMGQIAQPVRVALTGRTASPGLFEVMEVLGRDRTLLRLRQGLARATA, translated from the coding sequence ATGACTCAAGTACGTGTCCGCTTCGCACCCAGTCCGACCGGGTTTCTTCACATTGGAGGAGTCCGGACTGCCCTGTTCAACTGGCTGTTCGCCCGGCAGCAGAAGGGCGTCTTTGTGCTGCGTATCGAAGACACGGACCAGGACCGTTCGACCGATGAGTCCATTCAGGCCATCATTGAAGGCATGAAATGGGTCGGGCTCGATTGGGACGAGGGCCCTTTCCGTCAAACCGAACGTATGGAGATCTATCGCAGCCATGCCCTCGCGCTGCTGGACAAAGGACAGGCCTACTGGTGTGTCTGTAAGGCTGAAGAGCTGGAAGCCCGCCGCAAAGAAGCTGAGGCGAAAGGACTGTCGCCTCGATACGACGGTCGCTGCCGGACTCTTGGGATTACGAACCCGCCGGGCGATGCCGCGCTGCGATTCAAGGCGCCGCAAGAAGGTCAGATCGTGGTCGATGATTTGATTAAAGGGAAGATCACGTTTGACAATAGTGCGGCAGACGATCTGATCATCCTCCGCTCAAACGGATACCCAACCTACAATTTCTCCGTCGTGGTCGACGATGCTCTTATGAATATCACCCACGTCATCCGTGGGGATGACCATTTGACCAACACCCCACGTCAAATTCCGATCTTTCAGGCCTTGGGATTTCCGGTCCCGCAGTTTGGCCACTTGCCGATGATTCTGGGGTCGGACAAGTCCCGGCTGTCCAAGCGACACGGGGCCACGTCGGTCATAGCTTACAAAGATATGGGTTATCTGCCCGAGGCGATGGTGAACTACCTCGTTCGGCTCGGTTGGTCGCACGGGGATCAGGAGTTATTTAGCAGGCAGGAACTTATTGAAAAGTTTTCTTGGAAGAACGTCCAGTCCTCACCGGCCGTGTTCAATCCTGAGAAGCTGCTGTGGATCAATGCCGAATACATCAAGACGACCCCGCCGAGCCAGGTGGCGCAGGCACTCGTTCCGCTGTTGGACCAAGCCGGTTTGCACGAACAGGTGAAGGCGGTATCGCTGGAGTGGCTGGCGCAGCTGGTGGTATTGGTCAAGGAACGTGCAAAGACCCTGGTCGAGATGGTGGAGTGGGTACGACCCTACTTTGGCGAGTCCGTCGTCCTCGAAGAGGAGGCCGCCAAGAAGTTTCTCACGCCGGCCATCGCGCCGGTGTTAGACAAGTTGCTCGCGCGGTTCGCGGCGCTGCCTGCGTTTTCGAAGCCGGTGTGGGAAGAGTCGTTCAAGAAGTTCGTGGAAGAAGAAGGCATCAAGATGGGCCAGATTGCTCAGCCGGTCCGGGTCGCCTTGACCGGCAGGACTGCCAGTCCAGGACTGTTTGAGGTGATGGAGGTCCTGGGCCGGGACCGGACTCTCCTCCGTCTTCGGCAAGGGCTTGCACGGGCCACGGCCTAA